The genome window TAACTATAGTTAGCTAAGATAATAGTATAAACAAAAGAAGCTGCCTGGTAAGGCAGCTTCTTTTGTTCTATCAGGTTATACTTTAACCTGCTATCGGTAAGGATTAATCTCTGTCCTTATCTTTTTCTCTCTCGTTTTCTTTTTCTGTTTCAGCATCTACCGTTTTAGTACGAGTAGTGGTGTCATAATCTACTACAGTTTCTGTTACTTCATATTCTGTAGCCACTGAGTCACGGTCCACTACTACACTATTGTCTTTATCACCTTCGAGGCTTGTTTCACTTTCTTTTTGTCTTTCGCAGGCAAACATACCAACTGAGCCTAGTACAAAAATGCCTGCAACCAATATCTTTTTCATCGTTTTGTCATTTAGTGTTACATCTTCAGTACAATATCTGCTGCTTCATGCAATAGATGCTATACTTGACTTTAATACGAATTAAGAAACATAAAGGGTTTAAAAAGAACAAATTAATAGCTTATCTTAAGTTGAAATAATACTACTTTAAAGCTTAGCCTGAACTAGCCAATAAGTGATGCCTGTTCAATTTTACTTACCTTTTTCCTGCATGGCTGTCACTAACTTAGCCATATCTAATAAATAAGCATATGAAGAGCGTTTAAGCAGGCGGAAATTATCGGTATTAAATTGTATACCCATGGCTATGTTCATATCAGGAAAGTAAGCTGCATCAGAAATATAACCCGGAAACCAGCCACTGTGTCCGTAACTATACTTGGTAAATCCGGTTGGCCTTATTTGCATACCTAAACCATATAAATGGTCTCTTCCTGTTTTAGCTGGTACACCTTGCGTTATCGCTTCGCGGCTTTCTGATGTTATAGCTTTAAAGTTATAAAAACCTTTAGCCCAGGTAGCAAGATCTGAAGCACTGGAAACAAAGCCGCCGCCAGTCCATTCGAATTGTGGGCTGAATGCCATCTCACCATTTTTAACCATTGGTCCATGAAAAGGGAAGGGGGAAGTAGGATTGGAATAACCAACTGCAAAGCGTTTATAGTTACGCTTAACTGATGGCTCGGTGGCTGAAAGTTTGTACGGTTTTATTACATGGGTATTAGCCATGTCGTACATAGTTTTACCACTTATCTTCTCTAAAATATAGCCTAATAGTATGAAGTTTGTATCAGCATAGCCCCAGCCTTTACCCGCTTCAAACAAAGGTTTCCGGTCAAAGATATAGCTCAGGATTTCAACAGGTTTCCAGGTGTGTGTGGGATTTTGTTTCAGACGCTGCATAAAGTCACCGAGCTCATAATATTCTTCTATACCTGATGTATGGTTCAGCAGCATGCGCATTGTTATACTTTGAGCATTCGGCAGTCGTGTAAACCATTCTTCATCCCCAATATATTTTTCAATCTTATCATCCAGCTTAAATAATCCCTGTTCATGAAGTACCATCGCTGACGCAGCAAAAAGTGTTTTACCATTACTACCGGAAAGCATTCTATGGTCAGGAGACATTTTGATTAAGCCTGTTGAGTCGGCAATGCCTGTGGCAATGGCAATTTTATCGCCATCCGGAAGTATGACAGTAAAAGTAGCTCCCGGAAATTTGTTTGCCTGCTGAAGAGAGTCTAGCTTGGCCTGTAGCTGCTGTTTAAGCTGAGCTTTCTGTGCTTTTGTTTGTGCAGTTACTGTACCACTTATACAGATCAGTACAAGCAGGAGGCGTAGATAATAGCTTTTCATATAGCTTTTCATAGTCTTGAGTTTAGGTGAAAGTATAAATTTAAGAAAAGAAGCAGCTTTTATACTATCCTCTGTAACATGATTCTTGTGATATGCTTCTTTAAAGAAGTTATAGTTGATATACCTTGTTAAACCTAAAATCTCAGAAAAACGATTTAACTTTCCGGTGAGTGCAACCGTTGGCTGTAACTATAGTTTCTGCTGATGAGCAAATTGAATAGCACGTGTATGATAAATGAATCTCAAATCAGAACCGTTCAGGTAGTCCGGTATGTAACGCCACTGCGCGAAGGTGGTTCGTTGCCTGCTATCGTGGAAGCCGACGACGAGTTTATGTATGTACTAAAGTTCCGGGGAGCGGGGCAGGGGATAAAGGCATTGATCGCTGAACTTATCTCCGGTGAGATTGCCCGTGTACTTGGCTTTCGGGTACCAGAAATAGTTTTTGTAGAATTAGATGAGGCTTTTGGCAGAACCGAGCCCGACGAAGAGATACAGGACCTGCTGCGCGCCAGCGAAGGCCTGAACTTAGGCCTGCATTATCTTTCTGGTTCGATAACGTTTGATGCGCTGATCACAACCATAGATGAAAGGCTGGCGTCGCAGATTGTGTGGCTGGATAGCCTGGTAACCAACGTAGACCGCACTCCGCGTAACACTAACATGCTGATGTGGCATAAACAACTATGGCTGATCGATCATGGAGCATCACTGTTCTTCCATCATGCATGGCAGAACTGGGAAGAACAAGCCAAGCGACCTTTCGGACAGATAAAAGACCATGTACTACTGCCGCAGGCCACCGAACTCGATGAAGTAGATACAGCGTTTAAAGCTATACTTACAGAAGAACGCATAGCAGCTATAGTAGCACTTGTTCCCGATGAGTGGCTTGCAACAGTTGAGTCGCCGTTTGAAACCGTAGAAGAGCACAGGCAGGCATATGCTACGTTTTTAAATACACGCATTGCACATTCAGAAACCTTTATCAGAGAAGCGCAACATGCAAGGAAAGCACTTATTTGAGTATGCTGTCATCCGGGTGGTGCCTAGGGTGGAGCGCGAAGAGTTTATGAACGTAGGGGTGATACTTTACTGCCGCGATCAGGGCTTTTTACATTCCCTGTTTAACATAGACCATAACAGGTTACAGGCTTTTGCTGCCGACCTGGATATGCAGGAACTACAGGAGCGGCTTCAGGCTTTTGAGCGCATCTGCTGTGGCCGTAAAGAAGGTGGAAGGATTGGAGAGCTAGGTATAGCTGAGCGTTTCAGGTGGCTTACAGCTGCCCGCAGTACCATTGTGCAGACCTCCCCGGTACATCCCGGTTTATGTACCAATGCTTCCGAAATGCTGGACCATTTATTCCGGCAACTGGTACTATAGCACAATAAAAATTGAAGTATAAACACAAAGGCCGCCCTGATTACAGGGCGGCCTTTGTGTTGTAGCGAAGCCTGTACGGTATACT of Pontibacter deserti contains these proteins:
- a CDS encoding serine hydrolase domain-containing protein, with product MKSYYLRLLLVLICISGTVTAQTKAQKAQLKQQLQAKLDSLQQANKFPGATFTVILPDGDKIAIATGIADSTGLIKMSPDHRMLSGSNGKTLFAASAMVLHEQGLFKLDDKIEKYIGDEEWFTRLPNAQSITMRMLLNHTSGIEEYYELGDFMQRLKQNPTHTWKPVEILSYIFDRKPLFEAGKGWGYADTNFILLGYILEKISGKTMYDMANTHVIKPYKLSATEPSVKRNYKRFAVGYSNPTSPFPFHGPMVKNGEMAFSPQFEWTGGGFVSSASDLATWAKGFYNFKAITSESREAITQGVPAKTGRDHLYGLGMQIRPTGFTKYSYGHSGWFPGYISDAAYFPDMNIAMGIQFNTDNFRLLKRSSYAYLLDMAKLVTAMQEKGK
- a CDS encoding HipA family kinase, whose product is MSKLNSTCMINESQIRTVQVVRYVTPLREGGSLPAIVEADDEFMYVLKFRGAGQGIKALIAELISGEIARVLGFRVPEIVFVELDEAFGRTEPDEEIQDLLRASEGLNLGLHYLSGSITFDALITTIDERLASQIVWLDSLVTNVDRTPRNTNMLMWHKQLWLIDHGASLFFHHAWQNWEEQAKRPFGQIKDHVLLPQATELDEVDTAFKAILTEERIAAIVALVPDEWLATVESPFETVEEHRQAYATFLNTRIAHSETFIREAQHARKALI
- a CDS encoding DUF3037 domain-containing protein, which encodes MQGKHLFEYAVIRVVPRVEREEFMNVGVILYCRDQGFLHSLFNIDHNRLQAFAADLDMQELQERLQAFERICCGRKEGGRIGELGIAERFRWLTAARSTIVQTSPVHPGLCTNASEMLDHLFRQLVL